CAAGGCGGACCGCGATGCGCTGCTGGCCGAGGAGGCTGAGGCCGCCGAGGAAGAAGAACGTCTGCGCGCCGAAGAGGAAGATGAAGGCATCTCGCCCGGCGAGGAATACGACGCCGAGGACGACAGCGGCGAAGCCCTGGCCGAGGACATGGCCGAAAACGGCGTCGAGGAAGTCGACACTTCCGACAAGGATGATGTCGCCACCATCGAAGGCGGTGCTTCTGACGATGATTCCTCGGAAGAGGACGGATCGGACGAAGAACACGGCGAAGACAACGGCGAAGACAATGGTGACAGCGAATCCGGTCAGGATCGCGGCCGCCGCGGTCGCGGCCGTCGCCGTCAGGGCACCAAGGGTGACCGTGGGGGTGACCGCGGTGACAACAAGGGTGGCCGCAGCCGCGCCAAGCAGGTCGACGAAGTGCGCGCCAAGCGCATGGCGCTGCGTCGCCGCTACAAGATTCAGGACGTTATCCAGCGCCGCCAGGTGTTGCTCGTCCAGGTCGTAAAGGAAGAACGCGGTAACAAGGGCGCCGCGCTGACCACCTATCTCAGCCTCGCGGGCCGCTACACCGTGCTGATGCCGAACTCGTCGCACGGCGGCGGGATCAGCCGCAAGATCAGCTCCACGAGCGATCGCAAGCGGCTGAAGGACATGGTGTCCGATCTCAAGCTGCCCAAGTCGATGGGCCTCATCGTCCGCACCGCGGGCATGAGCCGCACCAAGCCCGAGATCAAGCGCGACTTCGATTACCTCGCCCGCGTGTGGGACGAGATCCGCGAGAACACCCTCGCCTCGGTCGCGCCCGCGCTGATCCACTCGGACAGCGACCTCATCAAGCGCGCGATCCGCGACATCTACAACAAGGAAATCGAGGAAGTCGTTGTCGAAGGCCCGGACGGGTATGCTTCGGCCAAGGCCTTCATGAAGCTCCTCATGCCGAGCCATGCGCGGCGGGTGAAAGCCTATTCCGATCCGGTGCCGCTGTTCCAGCGCTATGGCGCGGAAGACCAGCTGCGCGCGATGTATGATCCGATGGTGCAGCTCAAATCGGGTGGCTACCTGATCATCAATCCGACCGAAGCGCTGGTGTCGATCGACATCAACTCGGGCCGCTCCACCAAGGAACACGGGATCGAAGCGACCGCGCTTCACACCAACCTTGAAGCCGCCAAGGAAATCGCCCGCCAGCTGCGCCTGCGTGACATGGCCGGGCTCGTCGTCATCGACTTTATCGACATGGAGTACCCCTCCAACGTCCGTAAGGTCGAAAAGGCGATGAAGGACGCGCTCAAGAATGATCGCGCGCGCATCCAGGTCGGCCGCATCTCCAGCTTCGGGCTGATGGAAATGAGCCGCCAGCGCCTGCGCACCGGCGTGCTTGAAGCCACCACCCGCCCCTGCCCGCATTGCGACGGCACCGGCCTTGTGCGCACGGCCTCGTCGGCAGGCCTTTCGGCGCTGCGTCTGATCGAGGACGAGGCAGCGCGCGGCAAGGGCACGCTGATCCGGTTGGGTGCGAGCACCGAAGCAGCGATCTATCTGCTCAACGAGAAGCGCGGCGATCTGGTCGAGATCGAACAGCGCTACGGCGTCAATGTCGAAGTCGTCCCCGAAGGCGAAGACGAAGGCGCGAAGATGAGCGTCTCCAGCTCCGGCCCGCGTCCGGCCTTTGCGCCCAAATTCGAGCCGATCATCGACGAGGATGACGACGACGACCTGCCCGAGGAAGAAGAAGACTTCGCCGAGGAAGAGGCCGAGGAACGCGAAGCCCGTCAGCCGCGCCGCGAACGCTCCGAACGCGCCGACAGCGACGACGAAGCGGGTCGCAAGAAGAAGCGGCGCCGTCGGCGTGGCGGTCGCAACCGGAATCGCGGCGAACGCGAAGACGGCACCGATGGTGAGGCCGACGATCAGGACGAGCGCGATGATGCAGGCGAATACGCCGGCGAAGCGCAGGCTGGTGATGATGAAGCCACGTCGAACGAAGACAGCGCTACCGACAGTGAAGGCCGCCCCAAGAAGCGTCGCCGTCGCGGCGGTCGCGGGCGCAAGCGTCGCGATGGCACCTACGAAGGCGAAGCACAGGAAGGCGACGATGCGGACAGCGATACCGCAGTAAGCACGCCGGAACCTGCCGAAGCCGAAGCCGAGGCTGAAGTTGCACCCGAGGCGCCGGTCGCCGAAGTTGCAGAGGAAGCTCCGGCCGAAAAGCCCAAGCGTGTCCGCGCCCCGCGCAAGAAGAAGGAACCGGTGGCAGCGGCGGAAGAAGTCGCCGCCGAACTCGCGCCCGAGCTTGCCGCTGACGCGGCAGAAGCGGCACCCGCTGAGGAAGCCGAAGCACCCGCTGAAAAGCCGAAGCACCCGCTGAAAAGCCGAAGCGCAAGCGTGCGCCGCGCAAGGCCAAGGTTGCCGAGGCCGAACCGGCTGAAACCGCCGAGGCAACCGCGCCTGAAGTTCCCGAAGCGCAAGCCGAGGCAGCACCTGAAACAGACGGCAAGCCGCGTCGCGGCTGGTGGCAGCGGACTTTCGGCGAGTGACAAGAAAAAGGGTGGGGGGCTACAGCCTCCCACCCTTCAACTTGCGAATTTTCAAAGGCCCTTACGACTTGATGCTATCTCCGATGGCACCAAGGATAACCCTTGTCCCGGTATCAGGGTCGATTTTCCCCTCGGTTGCGAGCTGAACGCCCGCTTCAAAAGGGGCCATTGCTGAACTGGCAACGGCAGAGAGTACGGACGTAACGAAGTCAGGCTTTGACATTTGCGTCTCCTCTAGACTCACCCCCTCGCCTAAATTTTAACATACAAGATTGACGAACCAAAGCAGGTTTCGAGAGACGTTCCAGCTCAGCTTTTGGTTGCCACGCCCCACTCCATCCACCCGGCAAAGCGCGGGGTCTTGGGGGTGTAGCCTTCTCCCAAAGTCTCGACTGCAAAACCTGATCCGGCCAGCGCACGGGCAATCGGGCGGGTCAGGTGGCAGCCGCCCGCAAGGCGTTTCCAGACGGGCTCGATCCGCTCCTGCCAGCGCAGCACGTCGCCATCAGGTGCGCGGCCATGCTCGAGGAACAGCGCCGCGCCGCCAGGTCGCAGGATGCGGCGAATTTCGCGCATCACTTGCGCCGGATCATCGACCGAACAGAGCGTAAAGGTGCACACCACGCAGTCGAAGCTGCCGTCATCGAAGGGGATCGCCTCGCCCCGCCCCTGCCTGAGGTCCGCCGCCCAGCCCTTGTCTCGCGCCGCCGCGCGTGCGGCATCGAGCAGGCCTTCATGCGGATCAATTCCGGCATAGGAGGTGATCGCCGCCGGATCGTAAAACTGATGATTGATCCCGCCTCCGCATCCCAGCTCGAAGACCTCGCCCCGCGCTCGCGGAACCACAGCGGCGCGGCGTTTCATCACTTGGCCCTGACTACAGGCACAGGTGATGAGACGCGGCATCACATTCGCCTCGTACCAGGTCTTGATCCCCATGCCCTGTCTCCCTCGCCGCGCAGTCTAGCCATGCGCACGATGAAGGAAAGCGGCATCAGGCAGGGACTTCGTCGCCCCTGAAATCGAACACACGCCCCGATTGCTCAGGCGTAAGTCCCGCCAGAACGCGGAGCAGATTGGCTGCGGCGTCCTGCGGCGCGGTGAGCTGGCCATCGGCAAGGCCTGACTGGAACGGCGCAGACAGCGTGCTTTCGACAGTTCCCGGGTGCAGACCGACAATCACGCTCTCGGGATGGGTGCGCGCCATCTCCAGCGCAAAGTTCCTGATCAGCATGTTGAGCGCCGCCTTGCTTGCGCGGTAGGAATGCCATCCACCAAGCCGGTTGTCGCTGATCGAACCGACCCGCGCCGACAGCGCGGCAAAAGTGCAGGGCCGCCCGCGCGGCATGATCGCAAGGGTGTGCTTGGCGATCAGTGCCGGGCCGATCGTGTTGAGCGCCAGCACCTCGGCCACCGTCCCTGCGTCGAGCCGTTTGTAGGTACGCTCAGGCCCGGTGCCGTCGGCGAGCGTCAGCACCCCGGTGGCGACGATAATCCATTCGGGCGGATCATCGCGCATTGCCTCGGCCGCGCCAGCGATGCTGGCTTCGTCCTTCAAATCAAAGGCGAAGGGCTGGATGCCGGGCAGGTCTGGCCCCTCGCCCCGGCGCGATCCGGCGTAAACCGTCTGCGTCCCGCCCGCGAGCAGCGCCTCGCAAAGCGCCCTGCCGATGCCGCCGCTCGCCCCGAACACGGCGGCCACGCGCGGCCAATGCGAGGCATTTCCTAAGGATTGTGCTGTCATTGTCATTGCTATCCAAGCGCGTGGCAAAGCGCTTGGTTCCGGCACGTGAGATGCATTCAACCCATGTGCAAAAGCGCGCAACAGCCCCCGCTTGCGCGACCGGACAATGGCGCTAGATAGGGTGCAAATCGAAACGGGATCAGTTCATGGCGACCTTCACTCTCCCCAAGAATTCCAAGATCAACAATAACGGGCAGACGCACAAGGCCACTGGTGGCCGCGTGAAGGCGTTCAAGGTCTATCGCTACGATCCCGACAGCGGCCAGAACCCGCGTTACGACAAGTTCGAGATCAATCTGGACGAGTGCGGCCCGATGGTTCTGGACGCGCTGTTCAAGATCAAGAACGAGATCGACCCCACCCTGACCTTCCGCCGTTCGTGTCGCGAAGGGATTTGCGGTTCGTGTTCGATGAACATGAACGGCAAGAACGGCCTCGCCTGCACCACCGCGATCGAGGATCTGAAGGGCGAGATCCGCATCACGCCGCTGCCGCACATGGATGTGATCAAGGACCTGGTGCCCGATTTCACGCATTTCTACGCGCAGTACGCCTCGATCCGTCCGTGGTTGCAAACCGTCACCCCGACGCCGAGCGGCAAGGAGCGTCTGCAGTCGCCCGAACAGCGCGAGAAGCTGGACGGGCTTTACGAGTGCATCCTGTGCGCCTGCTGCTCGACCTCGTGCCCGTCCTACTGGTGGAACAGCGACAAGTTCCTCGGCCCGGCGATCCTGCTTCAGGCGTACCGCTGGCTGGCCGATAGCCGCGACGAGATGACCGGTGAGCGTCTGGACGATCTGGAAGACCCCTTCCGCCTCTACCGCTGCCACACCATCATGAACTGCGCGAACGTGTGCCCCAAGGGTCTCAGCCCCGCAAAGGCGATTGCCGAAACCAAGAAAATGATGGCCGAGCGCGCGATCTGATCGCGTCCCGCACGGCAAGACAGGCGCGCAAATCATGGCTGATCATCAGGCGGTGAACGCGCCCTTCGAACATCGCCCCCTGCCGCCGGAAGAATGCGGCGGCGAGGATGGCTGGTATACCTGGAACATGGTTGACCGCACGCGGTTCAACACGTCCGTTCTGGGCGAGATGCGGGTGCGCAAGGAAGGCCAGCACTGCCGGCTGAGGATGTTCCCCGAGCGGCGCCACACCAACCTCGTCGACAACATCCACGGCGCGGTCACGCTCGGCCTGATCGACATCGCGCTGTTCGCTGCCATGCATATCAACGGCAGCGGCGAGGCGGGGCCATCGGTCACGGTGGAGCTTTCCACGCAGTTCGTGGGCGGCGGCGATCCGGCGCGGCCCTTGGACGCAGTCAGCGAAATCGTGCGCGAGACCGGGCGGATGCTGTTCCTGCGCGGCTTTGCCACCCAGCCCCGCGAAGACGGGGGCGAGGACATTATCGCCAGC
This DNA window, taken from Porphyrobacter sp. ULC335, encodes the following:
- a CDS encoding class I SAM-dependent methyltransferase, producing the protein MGIKTWYEANVMPRLITCACSQGQVMKRRAAVVPRARGEVFELGCGGGINHQFYDPAAITSYAGIDPHEGLLDAARAAARDKGWAADLRQGRGEAIPFDDGSFDCVVCTFTLCSVDDPAQVMREIRRILRPGGAALFLEHGRAPDGDVLRWQERIEPVWKRLAGGCHLTRPIARALAGSGFAVETLGEGYTPKTPRFAGWMEWGVATKS
- a CDS encoding SDR family NAD(P)-dependent oxidoreductase, with protein sequence MTAQSLGNASHWPRVAAVFGASGGIGRALCEALLAGGTQTVYAGSRRGEGPDLPGIQPFAFDLKDEASIAGAAEAMRDDPPEWIIVATGVLTLADGTGPERTYKRLDAGTVAEVLALNTIGPALIAKHTLAIMPRGRPCTFAALSARVGSISDNRLGGWHSYRASKAALNMLIRNFALEMARTHPESVIVGLHPGTVESTLSAPFQSGLADGQLTAPQDAAANLLRVLAGLTPEQSGRVFDFRGDEVPA
- a CDS encoding succinate dehydrogenase iron-sulfur subunit, translated to MATFTLPKNSKINNNGQTHKATGGRVKAFKVYRYDPDSGQNPRYDKFEINLDECGPMVLDALFKIKNEIDPTLTFRRSCREGICGSCSMNMNGKNGLACTTAIEDLKGEIRITPLPHMDVIKDLVPDFTHFYAQYASIRPWLQTVTPTPSGKERLQSPEQREKLDGLYECILCACCSTSCPSYWWNSDKFLGPAILLQAYRWLADSRDEMTGERLDDLEDPFRLYRCHTIMNCANVCPKGLSPAKAIAETKKMMAERAI
- a CDS encoding PaaI family thioesterase, whose amino-acid sequence is MADHQAVNAPFEHRPLPPEECGGEDGWYTWNMVDRTRFNTSVLGEMRVRKEGQHCRLRMFPERRHTNLVDNIHGAVTLGLIDIALFAAMHINGSGEAGPSVTVELSTQFVGGGDPARPLDAVSEIVRETGRMLFLRGFATQPREDGGEDIIASYSGIVRKMRSRG